The proteins below are encoded in one region of Halalkalicoccus jeotgali B3:
- a CDS encoding aspartate aminotransferase family protein, with the protein MAGPPIEEIHFEDAPDVGAVPGPESTRLVEKQREIDSSAVAYPNNIPLAFEEGKGATLRDADGNTFIDLFGGIGVLNVGHSNPYVMEAVHEQADRIVHTVDFPSEARLELIEKLDEIAPGELAGDNRVIFGGPTGSDAIEAAIKLAKYNTGGTGLIAFRGAYHGPTSGPMSLTSNKKFKGHYTPLLPDVVHAPYPYPFRQGKTEDEAVKDALEEVRAIVEDPYGGLANPAGIFAEPIQGEGGVVVPPEGFLEGLREIADDNALPLVFDEIQSGLGRSGEWFACEHYDVTPDAMTMAKALGGVGFPLSATMYREELDTWGPGDHAGTYRGHVVAMRAGTRAIEYIQAHDLLAHARELGEYLRARLREAGEENELLAEVRGKGLFIGAEFAEDGEPVDETVDEIQRYCYEHGVLVWTAGRHGSILRLLPPLVLTDELAETAMDVVCEAIEHATPVRSA; encoded by the coding sequence ATGGCAGGACCACCGATCGAGGAGATCCATTTCGAGGACGCACCCGATGTCGGGGCGGTGCCGGGCCCGGAGTCCACGCGGCTGGTCGAAAAGCAACGGGAAATCGACAGCAGTGCCGTCGCCTACCCCAACAACATCCCGTTGGCGTTCGAGGAGGGCAAGGGCGCGACGCTCCGGGACGCCGATGGCAACACCTTCATCGACCTGTTCGGGGGCATCGGCGTGCTCAACGTCGGCCATTCCAACCCCTACGTGATGGAGGCGGTCCACGAGCAGGCCGACAGGATCGTTCATACGGTGGACTTCCCGAGCGAGGCACGCCTCGAACTCATCGAGAAGCTCGACGAGATCGCGCCGGGTGAGCTCGCGGGCGACAACCGGGTGATCTTCGGCGGCCCGACCGGCAGCGATGCGATCGAGGCCGCCATCAAACTCGCGAAGTACAACACCGGCGGCACCGGCCTGATCGCCTTTCGGGGCGCCTATCACGGCCCCACCAGCGGCCCGATGAGTTTGACGTCGAACAAGAAGTTCAAGGGCCACTACACGCCCTTGCTCCCGGACGTCGTCCACGCACCCTATCCGTACCCCTTCAGACAGGGCAAAACCGAGGACGAGGCCGTCAAGGACGCCCTCGAAGAAGTGCGCGCGATCGTCGAGGACCCCTACGGCGGGCTTGCGAACCCGGCGGGAATTTTCGCCGAGCCGATCCAGGGCGAGGGCGGGGTCGTCGTCCCGCCCGAGGGATTCCTCGAAGGGCTGCGCGAGATCGCCGACGACAACGCCCTCCCTCTAGTGTTCGATGAGATCCAATCCGGACTGGGTCGCTCGGGCGAGTGGTTCGCCTGCGAGCACTACGACGTGACCCCCGACGCGATGACGATGGCGAAGGCCCTCGGTGGCGTTGGCTTCCCCCTCTCGGCGACGATGTACCGCGAGGAGCTCGACACCTGGGGGCCGGGCGATCACGCCGGCACCTATCGTGGGCACGTCGTCGCGATGCGCGCGGGCACGCGGGCCATCGAGTACATCCAGGCCCACGACCTGCTGGCCCACGCCCGCGAACTCGGCGAGTACCTTCGCGCCCGCCTCCGCGAGGCCGGCGAGGAAAACGAGCTGCTGGCCGAAGTACGGGGGAAGGGCCTGTTCATCGGCGCGGAGTTCGCCGAGGACGGTGAGCCTGTCGACGAGACGGTCGACGAAATCCAGCGCTACTGCTACGAACACGGCGTGCTGGTCTGGACCGCCGGACGCCACGGCAGCATCCTTCGCCTGCTCCCGCCGCTCGTGCTCACCGACGAACTCGCCGAAACCGCGATGGACGTGGTTTGTGAGGCGATCGAACACGCGACCCCCGTGCGATCTGCCTGA
- the mptA gene encoding GTP cyclohydrolase MptA codes for MSRQLPDVQADSPEVTVGLSQVGVTGVEKLVKVARPDERPIVLMAEFEVFVDLPSWRKGADMSRNMEVINEILEDAVSEPTYRVEDVCGDAAERLLSRHDYTSRAEVHMEAEYMTRDRTPESDRETQGTVDIIAGATATEEGTREEIGTRVTGMTVCPCSQGMSVGRARDTLEGLDVDDEVITEFLDQVPQPGHSQRGHATLTVESEGAPEVDLNDLIDVARDSMSARIYNLAKRPDEDHMTYESHADAKFVEDCVRAMAEGVIREFPDLPADAVVTMKQSNDESIHQHNAHAERVAQLETLKEEFNGE; via the coding sequence ATGAGCAGGCAACTGCCGGACGTACAAGCCGACAGCCCCGAGGTCACCGTCGGACTGAGTCAGGTCGGCGTCACCGGGGTCGAGAAACTCGTCAAGGTCGCCCGACCCGACGAGCGCCCGATCGTGCTGATGGCCGAGTTCGAGGTCTTCGTCGACCTGCCGAGCTGGCGCAAGGGCGCGGACATGAGCCGGAACATGGAGGTCATCAACGAGATCCTCGAAGACGCCGTGAGCGAGCCGACCTATCGGGTCGAGGACGTCTGTGGCGACGCCGCGGAACGCCTGCTCTCGCGACACGACTACACCTCGCGGGCGGAAGTCCACATGGAAGCCGAGTACATGACCCGCGATCGCACCCCCGAATCGGATCGGGAGACCCAGGGCACCGTCGACATCATCGCCGGGGCGACCGCCACGGAAGAGGGTACCCGCGAGGAGATCGGGACGCGAGTCACCGGCATGACCGTCTGTCCCTGTTCGCAGGGGATGTCCGTCGGGCGCGCCCGCGACACCCTCGAAGGGCTCGACGTCGACGACGAGGTCATCACCGAGTTCCTCGATCAGGTCCCCCAACCGGGCCACTCCCAGCGCGGGCACGCGACCCTCACGGTCGAGAGCGAGGGCGCACCCGAAGTCGACCTGAACGACCTGATCGACGTGGCTCGGGACTCGATGAGCGCGCGGATCTACAACCTCGCGAAACGCCCCGACGAGGACCACATGACCTACGAGTCCCACGCCGACGCGAAGTTCGTCGAGGACTGCGTGCGCGCGATGGCCGAGGGCGTCATCAGGGAGTTCCCCGACCTGCCCGCGGACGCGGTCGTGACGATGAAACAGTCGAACGACGAGTCGATCCACCAGCACAACGCCCACGCCGAGCGGGTCGCACAGCTGGAGACGCTCAAAGAAGAGTTCAACGGCGAGTAG
- a CDS encoding DUF5830 family protein, which translates to MSDPVELGCELLEHCEDEALELSAAVDRLETVTTDPHLTREILDTAEKRGIITREDGLIRPRRGAFVSFESEVVTKEGEFSCRRCGAGLSTGHFIRFESGEHGPFGSSCVRKVTGRE; encoded by the coding sequence ATGAGCGATCCGGTCGAACTGGGCTGTGAACTGCTCGAACACTGCGAGGACGAGGCCCTGGAGCTGTCGGCGGCGGTCGACCGCCTCGAGACGGTCACGACCGACCCGCATCTCACTCGCGAGATCCTCGATACCGCAGAGAAACGCGGGATCATCACGCGCGAGGACGGGCTGATCCGACCGCGACGGGGCGCGTTCGTCAGTTTCGAGAGCGAGGTCGTCACCAAGGAGGGCGAGTTCTCGTGTCGGCGCTGTGGTGCGGGCCTCTCGACGGGCCATTTCATCCGGTTCGAATCGGGTGAACACGGACCCTTCGGCTCGTCGTGTGTGCGGAAGGTTACGGGTCGGGAGTGA
- the ilvA gene encoding threonine ammonia-lyase gives MTAETPVSIADVEAARDRLAEIVHRTPLDRSTTFAEMSGARSVGSKLENTQRTGSFKIRGAYNCMAQLAEAQRERGVIAASAGNHAQGVALAGDLLGIEATIVVPEITPASKIAATRGYGAEVVVEGDIYERSYEHALDLAEREDLEFVHPFDDERVIAGQGTVGLELFEQYPELDTVLVAISGGGLIGGIATALKAQDRDIRVLGVQPEGAAHAGRSLENNEIYERETVDTVADGIADTRLLETTFETMRGRVDGVVTVSDSGIAAAVALLAERAKTVVEPAGAAPLAALLSGAAEFEDEDVAVVLSGGNADLSDHADLVRQGLIELGRYATPRLAVEDRTRIGTIAKRVAEDGVKLADVRTGRRAPGDDPNRKVVEVGIEGSSPEHLRAVLDALEALEGVCVVDRGLETDPVFGR, from the coding sequence ATGACGGCCGAGACCCCGGTTTCGATCGCGGACGTCGAAGCCGCCCGTGACCGACTCGCGGAGATCGTCCACCGGACGCCACTGGATCGCTCGACGACGTTCGCGGAGATGAGCGGGGCGCGCTCAGTGGGATCGAAACTCGAAAACACCCAGCGGACGGGCTCGTTCAAGATCCGTGGGGCGTACAACTGTATGGCCCAACTCGCCGAGGCCCAGCGCGAGCGGGGCGTGATCGCGGCGAGCGCGGGCAATCACGCCCAGGGGGTGGCGCTCGCGGGCGACCTGCTGGGGATCGAGGCGACGATCGTCGTCCCGGAGATCACGCCCGCCTCGAAGATCGCCGCGACTCGGGGCTACGGCGCCGAAGTGGTCGTCGAGGGCGACATCTACGAGCGCTCCTACGAACACGCACTCGATCTGGCCGAACGCGAGGATCTGGAGTTCGTCCACCCCTTCGACGACGAGCGCGTCATCGCCGGGCAAGGTACCGTGGGACTCGAACTGTTCGAGCAGTACCCCGAACTCGATACCGTGCTGGTGGCGATCAGCGGGGGCGGACTGATCGGCGGGATCGCGACCGCGCTGAAGGCCCAGGACCGCGACATCCGGGTGCTCGGCGTCCAGCCAGAGGGCGCGGCCCACGCGGGTCGGTCGCTCGAAAACAATGAGATCTACGAGCGCGAGACCGTCGACACCGTCGCCGACGGGATCGCCGACACCCGACTCCTCGAGACCACCTTCGAGACGATGCGCGGGCGGGTCGACGGCGTGGTGACTGTCTCGGATTCGGGGATCGCGGCCGCGGTGGCGCTGCTGGCCGAGCGGGCGAAGACGGTCGTCGAGCCGGCGGGTGCAGCGCCGCTGGCCGCGCTGCTGTCGGGGGCGGCCGAGTTCGAGGACGAGGACGTCGCGGTCGTGCTTTCGGGGGGTAACGCCGACCTGAGCGATCACGCCGACCTCGTCCGCCAGGGGTTGATCGAGCTCGGCCGGTACGCGACCCCTCGGCTCGCTGTCGAAGACCGCACTCGGATCGGGACGATCGCGAAACGCGTGGCCGAGGACGGCGTGAAACTGGCTGACGTCCGGACGGGACGGCGGGCGCCGGGCGACGATCCGAACCGGAAGGTGGTGGAGGTGGGGATCGAGGGCAGCTCTCCCGAGCACCTCCGGGCTGTTCTCGATGCCCTCGAAGCGCTCGAGGGGGTATGCGTGGTCGACCGGGGTCTCGAAACGGACCCCGTGTTCGGGCGATAG
- a CDS encoding NAD(+)/NADH kinase: MDVGIVAQKDNARAANLADELIETLREEETAVQVDEATAEALSMAGVEPSAMRECDFVVSIGGDGTFLYTARGVGATPILGVNLGEVGFLNAVSPSDAVSAVREELAYARRTGTVRSRSVPRIEARGEDWTLSPALNEVVIQGPQRGHGQGCTIEVRVDGSLYTGGHADGVLLSTPTGSTAYNLSEGGPLVHPDIPGIVVTEMCATEAMPSLVVGADRTLSVRVDDAEYAYVISDGKQQRAVEPPTRVEVGLAEEPAHIAGPPVDFFEALGKLD, encoded by the coding sequence ATGGACGTCGGCATCGTCGCCCAGAAGGACAACGCCCGCGCGGCGAACCTGGCCGACGAACTCATCGAAACCCTTCGCGAGGAGGAGACGGCCGTACAGGTCGACGAGGCGACCGCCGAGGCCCTTTCGATGGCGGGCGTCGAACCGAGCGCGATGCGCGAGTGTGACTTCGTGGTGAGCATCGGCGGCGACGGTACTTTCCTGTACACCGCCCGCGGGGTCGGTGCAACCCCGATCCTCGGAGTGAACCTCGGAGAGGTCGGCTTTCTGAACGCCGTCTCGCCGTCGGATGCGGTGAGTGCGGTCCGCGAGGAACTCGCCTACGCCCGTCGAACCGGGACCGTCCGCTCGCGGTCGGTGCCGCGGATCGAGGCTCGGGGCGAGGACTGGACGCTCTCGCCGGCGCTCAACGAGGTCGTGATCCAGGGTCCCCAGCGCGGCCACGGGCAGGGCTGTACGATCGAGGTCCGCGTCGACGGCTCGCTCTATACGGGTGGGCACGCCGACGGCGTGTTGCTCTCGACGCCGACCGGCAGTACGGCCTACAACCTGAGTGAGGGCGGGCCGCTGGTCCATCCCGATATCCCGGGGATCGTCGTCACGGAGATGTGTGCGACCGAGGCGATGCCGTCGCTGGTCGTCGGGGCCGATCGCACGCTGTCGGTGCGGGTCGACGACGCCGAGTATGCTTACGTCATCAGCGACGGGAAACAACAGCGGGCCGTCGAACCGCCGACACGAGTCGAGGTCGGCCTCGCCGAGGAACCGGCCCACATCGCCGGCCCGCCGGTGGATTTTTTCGAAGCGCTCGGCAAACTCGACTGA
- a CDS encoding HVO_2523 family zinc finger protein, which yields MDEGQRAGRPCPRCGTPMYHRHCKYVCPNHGVIYDCADTFY from the coding sequence ATGGACGAGGGACAACGGGCGGGACGGCCCTGTCCGCGCTGTGGGACGCCGATGTATCACCGCCACTGTAAGTACGTCTGCCCGAACCACGGCGTGATCTACGACTGTGCGGACACGTTCTACTGA
- a CDS encoding TrkA C-terminal domain-containing protein — protein MTDEDKVRTAFSGGADYVLSIQQATARLLAREVYGEDVVSPVSQIRLIRTDAAPLAGRSIDEANEGSETGWVIVALERDGEYRTDETTAIREGDTALVAGTDAMIREFEEGTIAS, from the coding sequence GTGACCGACGAGGACAAGGTCCGCACGGCATTCAGCGGCGGGGCCGACTACGTGCTGTCGATCCAACAGGCGACCGCGCGACTGCTCGCCCGCGAGGTCTACGGCGAGGACGTCGTCTCGCCGGTGAGCCAGATCCGCCTCATCCGCACCGACGCGGCCCCCCTCGCCGGTCGGTCGATCGACGAGGCCAACGAGGGCTCCGAGACCGGCTGGGTGATCGTTGCCCTCGAACGCGACGGCGAGTACCGGACCGACGAGACGACCGCCATTCGGGAGGGCGATACGGCTCTCGTGGCCGGAACCGACGCGATGATCCGGGAGTTCGAGGAGGGAACGATCGCCTCGTAG
- a CDS encoding DUF460 domain-containing protein produces MSARTSALDTLIFGVDIQSGDVRGDAPSYAVVAFDGEHIDRDVVSYRKLRRLIAREEPSIVATDNVYELAADKDALVHFLRELPSQTKLVQVTGAQRPEPLSRVASRHGVPYGKKPMKEAEAAARLAAGNVGHEVSAFTNTTRVKVSRGRSTGKGGWSADRYTRRIHGAVKKRSREVESDLDGAGLTYEKTVTEKYGGYSSAVFVVEADPHEIPVSTGRAGDVRVEMERERTDGIQFEPLAKRRDHVLVGIDPGTTTAVAIVGIDGEVLDVLSTRTADTAAVIEWIVERGRPFIVAADVRPMPNTVEKIRRSFDAASWIPGTDLPIDEKQHRTREVGYDNDHERDAIAAALFAYDDHEEQFERVARKVPAPIDTGEVIASVVGGESVEAVLDSYREDDGGDDEESPEHSEPERSPEQKRIARLETQVERLKGHVSDLKGTVETKDDRIDELEADLTERRSEERKRVRRKREITRLERETDRLERERDEAHEERDALSEKLDRLKKLWKLDHSNFADIEDEKRDLISVKQIEKFTLDAIERAEESYGLSKGDVIWLRDASGAGPKTAKRLADSRPRVVLKNGGLSDSADEILFEAEIPVGDASEVTIQEIDELAVARESDVEAVIEGWHERAEERRREQNASMVDQVISEHRAGDNEV; encoded by the coding sequence GTGAGCGCGCGAACGAGTGCCCTCGATACGCTGATTTTCGGCGTCGACATCCAAAGCGGCGACGTCCGTGGCGATGCACCCTCGTACGCCGTCGTGGCATTCGACGGCGAACACATCGACCGAGATGTGGTCTCCTACCGGAAGCTCCGGCGGCTGATCGCGAGGGAAGAGCCCTCGATCGTAGCGACCGACAACGTCTACGAACTCGCCGCCGACAAGGACGCTCTCGTCCATTTCCTCCGGGAGCTACCGAGCCAAACCAAGCTGGTCCAGGTCACCGGCGCACAACGGCCCGAACCCCTCTCGCGGGTCGCCTCACGTCACGGCGTTCCCTACGGTAAAAAACCGATGAAGGAGGCCGAAGCCGCCGCCCGACTCGCAGCAGGCAACGTCGGCCACGAGGTGAGCGCATTCACCAACACGACTCGCGTGAAAGTCTCGCGGGGGCGCTCGACCGGCAAGGGTGGCTGGAGTGCGGATCGCTACACCCGCCGGATCCACGGCGCGGTCAAAAAGCGCTCGCGCGAGGTCGAGTCGGATCTCGACGGGGCGGGACTGACCTACGAAAAGACCGTCACGGAGAAGTACGGCGGCTATTCGAGCGCCGTCTTCGTTGTCGAGGCCGACCCCCACGAGATCCCCGTCTCGACCGGGCGGGCGGGCGACGTCCGCGTCGAGATGGAGCGAGAACGCACCGACGGCATCCAGTTCGAGCCCCTCGCAAAGCGGCGCGATCACGTGCTGGTGGGGATCGACCCCGGAACCACGACCGCGGTGGCGATCGTCGGGATCGACGGCGAGGTCCTCGACGTCCTGAGCACGAGAACCGCGGATACCGCCGCGGTCATCGAGTGGATCGTCGAACGCGGGCGGCCCTTCATCGTCGCCGCGGACGTCAGGCCGATGCCCAACACCGTCGAGAAGATCCGCCGGAGCTTCGACGCCGCGAGTTGGATCCCCGGGACCGACTTACCGATCGACGAGAAACAACACCGGACCCGCGAGGTGGGCTACGACAACGACCACGAGCGCGATGCGATCGCGGCGGCGCTCTTTGCCTACGACGACCACGAAGAACAGTTCGAGCGGGTCGCCCGGAAAGTCCCCGCACCGATCGATACCGGCGAGGTGATCGCCAGCGTCGTCGGCGGCGAGAGCGTCGAGGCCGTCCTCGATTCGTACCGCGAGGACGACGGCGGGGACGACGAGGAATCCCCGGAGCACTCCGAGCCCGAGCGCAGCCCCGAACAGAAGCGGATCGCCCGCCTGGAAACGCAGGTCGAACGACTGAAGGGGCACGTAAGCGACCTGAAGGGAACCGTCGAGACGAAAGACGACCGCATCGACGAACTCGAAGCCGACCTCACCGAGCGCCGCAGCGAAGAGCGAAAACGGGTCCGCAGGAAGCGGGAAATCACGCGCCTCGAACGCGAAACCGACCGCCTCGAACGCGAACGCGACGAGGCGCACGAGGAGCGCGACGCGCTTTCGGAGAAGTTAGACCGGCTCAAGAAACTCTGGAAGCTCGATCACTCTAACTTCGCGGACATCGAGGACGAGAAACGCGATCTGATTTCGGTAAAACAGATCGAGAAATTCACGCTGGACGCGATCGAGCGCGCCGAGGAGTCCTACGGCCTCTCGAAGGGCGACGTGATCTGGCTCCGGGACGCGAGCGGGGCGGGGCCGAAGACCGCAAAACGGCTCGCCGACAGCCGGCCGCGGGTCGTCCTCAAGAACGGCGGGCTCTCCGATAGTGCCGACGAGATCCTCTTCGAGGCGGAAATTCCTGTGGGGGATGCAAGCGAGGTAACGATCCAGGAGATCGACGAACTCGCCGTCGCGCGAGAAAGCGATGTCGAGGCGGTGATCGAGGGCTGGCACGAACGCGCTGAAGAGCGCCGACGCGAGCAGAACGCTTCGATGGTCGATCAGGTGATCAGCGAACACCGCGCGGGCGACAACGAGGTCTGA
- a CDS encoding BCCT family transporter codes for MADDDLGAVGRFREEIDPVVFLFGAGLTVGIIATFFASPGTVEGAIAYLNQGMLQYLNWALLVIVFLIVLFLIFLIVGPWGKIKFGDEPPEYSFISFFTMLYSAGFAAGVVFWGPTEALFYYANPSPLFDVSGGSAAAMTIAIQQTLFHWALPQLAVFTIMGLAIGYFTYNYENVPLRVSSALTPILGADNLDGPVAKVIDILAVFATIGGVATSLGFIGSQFISGLSFQWGIDLGNAGILLVVTTMTLLFTISMVLGVDKGIRRLSNFNMILFVALMVATFIIGPSIFLVLLGTQAVGGMLTDFVSMSLFTGAGVEGGTEWVNSWTVFYWAWALSWSPFAGVFIARISKGRTVREVAFTGIAATSAATIPWFTFVGGTAVWAQHNGVADFSAVIAGEAGPEVSGFILFDAFPLGTVFMVSFMVLVTTFFITSADSSTLAVSMMTTGGKAQPSNINRIFWGVVLGMTAAILMIIGGIEALQSAAIITGAPFAFVCFLALLGLAKDFSATHGRVILQDGAWIIGSGPDRSKPADTPSAANDDD; via the coding sequence GTGGCCGACGACGACCTCGGGGCGGTCGGACGCTTCCGCGAGGAGATCGATCCGGTGGTCTTCCTCTTCGGTGCCGGACTGACTGTGGGAATCATCGCGACGTTCTTCGCGAGTCCGGGCACCGTCGAGGGAGCCATCGCCTACCTGAATCAGGGGATGCTTCAGTACCTGAACTGGGCGTTGCTCGTGATCGTCTTCCTGATCGTCCTCTTTCTGATCTTCCTGATCGTCGGCCCGTGGGGAAAGATCAAGTTCGGTGACGAACCACCGGAATACAGCTTCATATCGTTTTTCACGATGCTCTATTCGGCGGGGTTCGCCGCCGGCGTGGTGTTCTGGGGACCGACCGAGGCGCTGTTTTACTACGCCAACCCCTCGCCGCTGTTCGACGTCTCGGGCGGGTCGGCCGCGGCGATGACCATCGCTATCCAACAGACGCTCTTTCACTGGGCGCTCCCCCAACTCGCGGTCTTCACCATCATGGGGCTCGCGATCGGCTACTTCACGTACAACTACGAGAACGTCCCCCTCCGGGTCTCCTCGGCGCTCACGCCGATCCTCGGTGCCGACAACCTCGACGGACCGGTCGCGAAGGTCATCGACATTCTCGCGGTGTTCGCCACCATCGGTGGCGTCGCGACGTCGCTGGGGTTCATCGGGAGTCAGTTCATCAGCGGGCTGAGCTTCCAGTGGGGAATCGACCTCGGCAATGCCGGCATCCTGCTGGTGGTGACGACCATGACGCTGCTGTTTACCATCTCGATGGTACTGGGTGTCGACAAGGGGATCCGGCGACTCTCGAACTTCAACATGATCCTCTTCGTTGCCCTCATGGTCGCGACCTTCATCATCGGTCCGTCGATCTTCCTGGTGCTTCTGGGTACGCAGGCGGTCGGGGGGATGCTTACCGACTTCGTCTCGATGAGCCTCTTTACCGGTGCGGGCGTCGAAGGCGGTACGGAGTGGGTCAACTCGTGGACCGTCTTCTACTGGGCGTGGGCGCTCTCGTGGTCGCCTTTCGCCGGCGTGTTCATCGCGCGGATCTCGAAGGGACGAACCGTGAGGGAGGTCGCCTTCACCGGCATCGCCGCGACCTCCGCGGCGACCATCCCGTGGTTCACCTTTGTCGGCGGTACGGCGGTCTGGGCCCAGCACAACGGTGTCGCTGACTTCAGCGCCGTGATCGCCGGCGAGGCCGGCCCGGAGGTCTCGGGGTTCATCCTGTTCGACGCGTTCCCGCTCGGAACCGTCTTCATGGTCTCCTTTATGGTCCTCGTGACGACCTTCTTCATCACCTCCGCCGACTCCTCGACGCTCGCCGTCTCGATGATGACCACCGGCGGCAAAGCCCAGCCCTCGAACATCAACCGGATCTTCTGGGGCGTCGTCCTCGGGATGACCGCGGCGATCCTCATGATCATCGGCGGTATCGAGGCGCTCCAGTCGGCGGCGATCATCACGGGCGCACCGTTCGCGTTCGTCTGTTTCCTCGCCTTGCTCGGGCTTGCAAAGGACTTCAGTGCGACCCATGGCCGCGTGATCCTACAGGACGGCGCGTGGATCATCGGCTCCGGTCCCGATCGCTCGAAGCCGGCGGACACACCGTCCGCCGCCAACGACGACGACTGA
- a CDS encoding DUF7115 domain-containing protein produces MSRPELVRSALDGESVVARVPLRDDDALFVSPTRTLRYRSRSLLSDESVDEFSHAVERISLSAGRRKTTIELDYGLEGSRELAVPAERVEAALHPILAGVLSAAGLTDPGETVHEPFRFSELTLVVTDDRLIKHVGRAVWDEEFEQFRFADVEGLALEEGRVATGVVLTVSGRVERFKVPTERARAVRERLEGALLAYHDVETLAELPGPDADDDGQVPVDTDGDVDADGASTAGPAPSVERFGDVRSLHELGNVGEGPSPLDRLDALADAIETQQDLLDRQRRELDRLREALTPDP; encoded by the coding sequence ATGTCTCGGCCCGAACTCGTCCGGTCGGCCCTCGACGGGGAGTCGGTCGTCGCCCGCGTCCCGCTTCGCGACGACGACGCGCTGTTCGTCTCGCCCACCAGAACCCTCCGCTATCGCTCCCGGAGCCTCCTGAGCGACGAATCGGTCGACGAGTTTTCCCACGCCGTCGAGCGGATCTCGCTCTCGGCGGGCCGCCGGAAGACGACCATCGAACTCGACTATGGGCTTGAGGGCTCGCGCGAACTCGCGGTTCCCGCAGAGCGCGTCGAGGCCGCCCTTCACCCGATCCTCGCGGGCGTGCTCTCGGCGGCCGGTCTCACCGATCCCGGCGAGACCGTACACGAACCGTTTCGCTTCAGCGAACTCACGCTCGTCGTCACCGACGACCGGCTGATCAAACACGTCGGGCGGGCGGTCTGGGACGAGGAGTTCGAGCAGTTTCGCTTCGCCGACGTGGAGGGACTGGCCTTGGAGGAGGGCCGGGTCGCAACGGGGGTCGTCCTCACCGTCTCCGGGCGTGTCGAGCGGTTCAAGGTCCCCACCGAGCGCGCCCGAGCCGTCCGCGAGCGCCTCGAAGGCGCCTTGCTCGCCTACCACGACGTCGAGACGCTCGCGGAGCTTCCCGGTCCCGACGCCGACGACGACGGACAAGTCCCCGTCGATACCGATGGCGATGTCGATGCTGACGGCGCGTCGACGGCGGGACCGGCCCCGAGCGTCGAGCGGTTCGGCGACGTTCGCTCGCTGCACGAACTGGGCAATGTCGGGGAGGGGCCGTCGCCGCTGGACCGTCTCGACGCGCTGGCCGACGCCATCGAGACCCAACAGGACCTCCTCGACCGCCAGCGTCGCGAACTCGACCGCCTGCGCGAGGCCCTCACTCCCGACCCGTAA
- the rnz gene encoding ribonuclease Z yields the protein MTLRVTFLGTSGAVPTARRNPSGIYLNREGEELLFDCGEGTQRQMMRFSTGFSISAIFLTHVHGDHVLGLPGLLQTLDFNDRADPLVVHTPRGTRRTVEDLVGALDARLGFPVEVREVAPGEVVRDGEDYEIQAFRTDHRTHSVGYVLVEADRKGRFDRERAEELGVPVGPAFGRLHAGEPVELADGTVIKPEQVVGSPRPGRRVVYTGDTRPTEETVDASEDADLLIHDATFGDDWAERARETGHSSAREAGELAARTGVKRLALTHISSRYAGDASRLANEASEEHHEAFVAEDGLEIEVPFPE from the coding sequence ATGACCTTACGCGTGACCTTTCTGGGGACCAGCGGTGCGGTCCCCACCGCGCGGCGCAACCCGAGCGGGATCTACCTCAACCGCGAGGGCGAGGAGCTGCTCTTCGACTGCGGCGAGGGCACCCAGCGCCAGATGATGCGCTTTTCGACCGGGTTTTCGATCTCGGCGATCTTTCTGACCCACGTCCACGGGGATCACGTCCTCGGGCTGCCGGGGCTCCTCCAGACGCTCGATTTCAACGACCGGGCCGACCCCCTGGTGGTCCACACGCCCCGCGGAACCCGCCGCACCGTCGAGGACCTCGTCGGCGCGCTCGACGCTCGCCTCGGCTTTCCCGTCGAGGTCCGTGAGGTCGCCCCCGGCGAGGTCGTCCGCGACGGCGAGGATTACGAGATACAGGCCTTTCGGACCGACCACCGAACCCATTCGGTCGGCTACGTGCTGGTCGAAGCCGACAGGAAAGGCCGGTTCGACCGCGAACGGGCCGAGGAACTGGGCGTGCCCGTCGGCCCGGCGTTCGGCCGGCTCCACGCTGGCGAGCCCGTCGAACTGGCGGACGGCACCGTCATCAAGCCCGAGCAGGTGGTCGGCTCGCCCCGTCCCGGACGGCGGGTCGTCTACACGGGCGATACGCGCCCGACCGAGGAAACCGTCGATGCGAGCGAGGACGCCGACTTGCTGATCCACGACGCGACCTTCGGGGACGACTGGGCCGAGCGCGCCCGCGAAACCGGTCACTCGAGCGCCCGCGAGGCCGGCGAACTTGCGGCTCGCACCGGGGTCAAGCGCCTCGCGCTGACGCATATCTCCTCGCGGTATGCCGGCGACGCCTCACGGCTCGCAAACGAGGCGAGCGAGGAACACCACGAGGCCTTTGTCGCCGAGGACGGGCTGGAGATCGAGGTCCCGTTCCCGGAGTAG